In Mongoliitalea daihaiensis, one DNA window encodes the following:
- a CDS encoding acyl-ACP desaturase: protein MSKVEKINYELEKNLEVISQLDGYVTHAVENILVDPDECWQPTDFLPDMSKADAFDELKKLQERSANIPDTIITSLVGNMITEEALPSYQTYFNLLEGINVEGSLLSNSGWVRWSKAWTAEENRHGDLLNKYLYLSGRCDMKKVEQTIHRLIYNGFDPRSEGDPYQAIIYTSFQERATKISHVNTGKLADKAGDDVLSRICKTIAGDEARHEKAYKSFMSQIFEIDPNGAILAFEKMMRKQIVMPAILMGTGGSNPSLFDQFSAITQKIGVYTGWDYARIIDHLVKLWDIEKLTGLNGMAAKAQDYLANLSDRYMRVADRMKAPEEITLAWLK from the coding sequence ATGAGTAAAGTAGAAAAAATTAATTATGAGTTGGAAAAAAACTTGGAAGTTATATCCCAGCTCGATGGCTATGTGACTCACGCTGTGGAAAACATCTTGGTGGATCCAGATGAATGCTGGCAACCAACCGATTTTCTACCGGATATGTCCAAAGCGGATGCTTTTGATGAGTTAAAAAAACTCCAAGAACGATCCGCAAATATTCCAGATACAATCATTACCTCACTTGTAGGTAACATGATAACCGAGGAGGCTTTACCAAGTTATCAAACCTACTTCAACCTACTTGAAGGTATCAATGTAGAAGGCTCTTTATTGAGCAATTCGGGTTGGGTAAGATGGTCCAAAGCTTGGACTGCTGAGGAAAACAGACATGGAGATTTGCTCAATAAGTACTTATACTTATCTGGCAGATGCGATATGAAAAAAGTGGAGCAAACGATTCATCGATTGATATACAATGGTTTTGATCCCCGCTCTGAAGGAGATCCTTATCAGGCGATTATCTATACTTCTTTTCAGGAAAGAGCCACAAAAATATCTCATGTGAATACAGGAAAGCTTGCCGATAAGGCAGGAGATGATGTATTGTCAAGAATCTGCAAAACAATTGCTGGTGACGAAGCTAGACACGAAAAAGCTTATAAGAGCTTTATGTCACAAATATTTGAAATCGATCCTAATGGTGCTATCCTAGCATTTGAAAAAATGATGAGGAAACAAATTGTCATGCCTGCCATTTTAATGGGAACAGGAGGAAGCAATCCTAGCTTATTTGATCAATTCTCTGCGATTACTCAAAAAATCGGTGTTTATACTGGATGGGATTATGCAAGAATTATCGATCACTTGGTCAAACTTTGGGATATTGAAAAACTAACCGGACTCAACGGAATGGCAGCAAAAGCCCAAGACTACCTCGCAAACCTAAGTGACCGGTATATGAGAGTAGCAGACCGAATGAAAGCACCAGAGGAAATCACCCTCGCTTGGTTAAAATAA
- a CDS encoding pirin family protein, protein MRTIKNIHQADYHPIADLTTYNPLPSPRLRQIDPFIFLNHHGLQKYPKNNNGLPFGPHPHRGMETVTFILEGDIMHKDSGGHESVIQAGGIQWMTAGRGLIHAEVSSSEFKKNGGDLEILQLWLNLPAKYKMTEPRYIGLQKDEITHFELNEGKAKVQLIAGEWNGLQGSFETLTPIFLSTIHLSKGAIIEKTIPSNENIFFYIVRGKVNILGEQIPFRNLVEFNNNGDLLKFEASEDAVVILGHAVPFNEPMVAQGPFVMNTQQEIMEAYRDYQLGKFGSWEH, encoded by the coding sequence ATGAGAACGATTAAAAACATACACCAAGCTGATTATCATCCCATAGCGGACCTTACCACATACAACCCATTACCTTCTCCAAGGCTCAGACAAATTGATCCTTTTATTTTCCTTAACCATCATGGTTTACAGAAATACCCAAAAAACAACAATGGGTTACCCTTTGGACCGCATCCTCATAGAGGCATGGAAACTGTCACATTCATTTTGGAAGGTGATATCATGCACAAAGATTCCGGTGGTCATGAATCAGTGATTCAGGCTGGAGGCATTCAATGGATGACGGCTGGAAGAGGTTTGATTCATGCAGAAGTTTCTTCCAGTGAATTCAAAAAAAATGGTGGGGACTTAGAAATTCTCCAACTGTGGCTGAATCTTCCTGCAAAGTATAAAATGACTGAACCTCGGTACATAGGGCTTCAAAAAGATGAAATCACACATTTTGAACTGAATGAAGGAAAAGCGAAAGTTCAATTGATCGCAGGAGAATGGAATGGACTACAAGGTTCCTTTGAAACGTTGACACCAATCTTTTTGAGTACTATCCATCTTTCAAAAGGAGCAATCATTGAAAAAACCATCCCTAGCAATGAAAATATCTTCTTCTACATCGTCAGAGGCAAAGTGAATATTTTGGGAGAGCAAATTCCATTCAGAAACCTCGTAGAATTCAATAATAATGGAGACCTTCTGAAATTTGAAGCTTCAGAAGATGCAGTAGTTATCCTAGGCCATGCAGTTCCTTTCAATGAGCCTATGGTAGCGCAAGGCCCATTTGTGATGAATACCCAACAAGAAATCATGGAAGCTTACAGAGACTATCAATTAGGAAAATTTGGCTCATGGGAGCATTAA
- a CDS encoding DUF4221 family protein yields MKFWKLAFLFTVVAFACSQKKQTEKKLEASGVVISLDIDDRTPNVSLGFSAFDGLVFNIVWQQNEIQVYDIANGDLVKRLNFEIEGDQGVGNLFGFHVHTLDSIFLFGQSAPMIYLTDTSGVLKQRLKYDVPDGYSSAFVHPSYFLSPPIVLEGELLIKTHVNGNYREFTNELLSSSHMVYAINLTSGDVRFANHLYPNDYLADGLKHFEASMARGKDRIVYSLFGDHRLFYASSFEEELKSKDAASQYLDAQLKLFPSGGERLETMQYMNTSSRYDNLIYDAYRNLYYRFAYPTLDLTDLNEIQRLRTSPGPFVIMVLDDELNVLGESYFEAGRYLPTNFFIHQDGLYISINHPDNPANEEDMFKFELLKVTEK; encoded by the coding sequence ATGAAATTTTGGAAATTAGCTTTTTTGTTCACTGTCGTTGCTTTTGCTTGTTCCCAAAAAAAGCAAACTGAGAAGAAGCTTGAAGCTTCGGGAGTTGTGATATCTTTAGATATTGATGATAGGACTCCTAATGTAAGTCTAGGTTTTTCAGCTTTTGATGGATTAGTATTCAATATTGTTTGGCAGCAAAATGAAATCCAAGTCTACGATATAGCTAATGGGGATTTAGTGAAACGCTTGAATTTTGAAATCGAAGGAGATCAAGGAGTGGGAAATTTGTTTGGATTTCATGTCCATACCTTGGACAGTATATTTCTTTTTGGTCAAAGTGCTCCTATGATTTATTTGACAGATACAAGTGGTGTACTCAAGCAGCGACTGAAATATGATGTGCCCGATGGTTATTCCTCAGCTTTTGTTCATCCTTCCTATTTTCTGTCTCCTCCCATAGTTTTGGAGGGCGAATTACTCATAAAAACTCATGTGAATGGAAATTACCGCGAATTTACTAATGAGCTTTTGAGTTCAAGTCATATGGTTTATGCAATTAATCTAACTAGTGGCGATGTGAGGTTTGCAAATCATCTCTATCCCAATGACTATTTAGCAGATGGGTTGAAACATTTTGAAGCAAGTATGGCTCGGGGGAAAGACAGAATTGTTTATTCCTTATTTGGTGATCATCGGCTTTTCTATGCTTCTTCATTTGAAGAAGAGTTGAAGTCAAAAGATGCAGCTAGTCAATATTTAGATGCGCAATTAAAACTATTTCCTTCAGGAGGTGAGCGATTGGAAACCATGCAGTATATGAATACCAGTTCTAGGTATGATAACCTGATTTACGATGCCTACAGAAATCTGTACTATAGATTTGCTTACCCAACACTTGACCTTACTGACCTGAATGAAATCCAACGATTGAGAACCTCTCCAGGCCCTTTCGTTATCATGGTTTTAGATGATGAGTTGAATGTTCTTGGGGAATCTTATTTTGAAGCTGGTAGATATTTGCCAACCAATTTTTTCATCCATCAAGATGGATTATATATCTCCATCAATCATCCTGATAATCCTGCAAACGAAGAAGATATGTTTAAGTTTGAGTTGCTTAAAGTAACGGAAAAGTGA
- a CDS encoding Rossmann-like and DUF2520 domain-containing protein, whose protein sequence is MAFSIAIIGTGNIAWHLSSALEDAGHNVTEVYGRDIQKAIKITSKLYTTEAIDSLDFSESEAEIFILAVSDDAVASVADSIILPENSILVHTSGTLPIDVLGYSSASYTGIFYPLQTFTKGRGLDFSEVPFLVEADDAEVLRKLKNLAKSLSDLVYVVRSKDRKALHVAAVFASNFSNHMIRLSEEIMARQGLDFEMLKPLIIESISKSLELGAKKAQTGPARREDFDTMEEHYRFLNYNEQVAEIYRLISQDIIDSH, encoded by the coding sequence ATGGCCTTTTCTATTGCGATCATAGGTACAGGTAATATTGCTTGGCATCTTTCAAGTGCATTGGAAGATGCCGGGCACAATGTTACAGAAGTATATGGTCGGGATATTCAAAAAGCAATTAAAATAACGTCCAAGCTTTATACTACAGAAGCGATTGATTCCCTCGATTTTTCTGAATCAGAAGCGGAGATTTTTATTTTGGCAGTATCTGATGATGCGGTTGCCTCCGTGGCAGACTCAATCATTCTTCCGGAAAACAGTATACTGGTTCATACCTCAGGTACCTTGCCCATAGATGTATTGGGATATAGCTCGGCAAGTTACACTGGTATATTTTATCCATTACAAACCTTTACTAAGGGAAGAGGATTGGATTTTAGTGAGGTTCCATTTTTAGTGGAGGCTGATGATGCGGAGGTTTTAAGGAAATTAAAAAATCTTGCAAAAAGTCTTTCTGACCTAGTATATGTAGTCCGCTCTAAAGATCGAAAAGCCCTTCATGTAGCAGCAGTGTTTGCCAGTAACTTTTCGAATCATATGATCCGATTGTCAGAGGAGATTATGGCAAGGCAGGGTTTGGACTTTGAAATGTTGAAGCCCCTCATCATCGAGAGCATCAGCAAAAGTTTAGAACTAGGTGCAAAAAAAGCTCAAACTGGTCCAGCTAGACGGGAGGACTTTGATACGATGGAAGAACATTATCGTTTTTTAAACTATAACGAACAAGTTGCGGAAATATATCGCTTGATTTCCCAGGATATTATAGATTCGCACTAG
- the ccsA gene encoding cytochrome c biogenesis protein CcsA produces the protein MINTLIGNIGHFAVILAFVTSLITAYGYYQYTNAPELEKANWGRFSRIFFYIHSVASFAIVFALFEIIYNHRFEYFYAYSHSSMALPVHYMVSSFWEGQEGSFILWIFWNVILGLVLIRTNKKWEGPVMVVFMMVQAFLVSMILGVVIGDLKIGSSPFILLRDALNAPIFQLNPEFVPEDGTGLNPLLQNIWMVIHPPTLFLGYASTLVPFAFLIGGLATRKYTEWVRPALPWAQFSAMILGMGIIMGAYWAYVTLNFGGYWNWDPVENAVYVPWLILVAGIHTMITFKKSSTALKSSIVLIITSFILVLYATFLVRSGVLGDSSVHSFTDLGLSGQLLIYMLFFLAVAIYFAAKHWKHIPTSEKEADVYSREFWIFIGATTLALMAFQVILPTSIPVWNAIIESFGGISNIAPPVDQVGFYTKFQLWFAVAVALLTAVGQYFWWNKMDAKALREALVVPYIISVIISAVIIVAGKVFDITYIIVVLASVFTIVANATILTRLLKKSTFKLAGGSLAHIGLGLILIGTMFSSGYSEVISQNMSGLVYSNSWEDELNKEHVLLWINKPTQIKEYTAVYRGRQKKVSGVPELVPVKYLQETDRTNEAIAKADIVIRGKTYFEKGDVVPIVLEENDYFRIDYYKEDEFQFSLNPMSQFNTSMGLISSPDSRRFVNRDLYTFVSAINDFEDPEWRDDETYEVAPGDTFFIADFVTNFEGGEVLTEVDGVPLFDGDVAVKAKLTVQDYDVEKKIEPIFIIRGAQIGRIPVIDSELGVKVELTNIIPEENKFVFTVNRYQKDYVVLKAIIKPQINILWVGTIIMLIGFCVAIYRRYVEFKSMRDKGLEY, from the coding sequence ATGATAAATACCCTGATCGGTAATATCGGTCACTTTGCTGTTATTTTAGCATTTGTGACCTCTTTGATTACAGCTTATGGCTACTACCAATATACCAATGCCCCCGAATTAGAGAAAGCTAATTGGGGTCGTTTTAGCCGTATTTTCTTTTACATTCACTCTGTTGCGAGTTTCGCCATCGTATTTGCGTTGTTTGAGATCATCTACAATCACCGCTTTGAATATTTCTATGCCTATTCGCATTCTTCCATGGCTTTACCTGTGCATTACATGGTTTCCAGCTTCTGGGAAGGTCAGGAAGGCTCTTTTATCCTCTGGATATTTTGGAATGTAATCTTAGGACTAGTCCTGATACGGACCAATAAGAAATGGGAAGGGCCAGTAATGGTAGTGTTTATGATGGTGCAGGCTTTCTTGGTCTCCATGATCCTAGGTGTGGTGATAGGCGATTTGAAAATCGGTAGTTCTCCATTTATTTTACTTAGAGATGCATTGAATGCTCCTATTTTCCAGCTAAACCCTGAGTTTGTTCCGGAAGATGGCACTGGACTTAATCCACTGTTACAAAATATTTGGATGGTAATTCACCCTCCTACACTTTTTTTGGGATATGCGTCTACCTTGGTGCCTTTTGCATTCCTCATCGGAGGCTTAGCAACCAGAAAATACACTGAATGGGTAAGACCCGCTCTTCCTTGGGCTCAATTCTCGGCCATGATATTGGGTATGGGAATTATTATGGGAGCTTATTGGGCTTATGTGACTTTAAATTTTGGAGGTTATTGGAACTGGGATCCCGTTGAAAATGCCGTGTATGTACCCTGGTTGATTTTAGTGGCTGGTATTCACACTATGATTACCTTTAAGAAAAGCAGCACTGCTCTCAAGTCGTCCATTGTCTTGATCATCACTTCTTTCATTTTGGTATTGTATGCTACTTTTTTGGTACGTTCTGGAGTATTGGGAGATTCGTCCGTTCACTCCTTTACGGATTTGGGATTATCTGGTCAATTGTTGATATACATGCTCTTCTTTTTGGCGGTGGCTATCTACTTTGCGGCCAAACATTGGAAACATATTCCTACATCTGAAAAAGAAGCCGACGTTTATTCCCGTGAATTTTGGATTTTCATTGGCGCCACTACTTTGGCTTTGATGGCATTCCAAGTAATCCTTCCTACATCGATCCCAGTTTGGAATGCTATCATAGAGAGTTTTGGAGGGATATCCAATATCGCTCCTCCTGTAGATCAGGTTGGCTTTTATACTAAATTCCAATTATGGTTTGCTGTAGCTGTTGCCTTGCTTACAGCAGTAGGACAGTATTTTTGGTGGAATAAAATGGATGCGAAAGCTTTGCGTGAAGCTTTGGTAGTTCCTTACATCATTTCTGTAATAATTTCTGCTGTCATTATTGTAGCGGGTAAAGTTTTTGATATTACCTATATCATTGTTGTGTTGGCTTCGGTATTTACTATTGTTGCAAATGCCACTATTTTAACGCGTCTGTTAAAAAAATCAACATTCAAATTGGCGGGTGGCTCGCTTGCACATATTGGATTGGGTTTAATTTTAATTGGTACGATGTTCTCTTCGGGTTATTCCGAAGTGATTTCTCAGAATATGTCTGGATTGGTATATAGTAATTCATGGGAGGACGAACTCAATAAAGAGCACGTGCTGTTGTGGATCAATAAACCTACTCAGATAAAGGAGTACACAGCTGTCTACAGGGGCCGGCAGAAAAAAGTAAGTGGTGTGCCAGAATTGGTTCCGGTAAAATACCTACAGGAAACAGATCGTACCAACGAAGCAATTGCTAAAGCCGATATTGTAATTAGAGGAAAAACCTATTTTGAAAAAGGCGATGTTGTTCCCATTGTATTAGAGGAGAATGATTATTTCAGAATTGACTATTACAAAGAGGATGAATTTCAATTTTCTCTAAATCCAATGTCTCAATTCAACACCTCCATGGGATTGATTTCATCCCCGGATTCTAGAAGATTTGTTAATAGAGATTTATACACCTTTGTTTCTGCCATCAATGACTTTGAGGACCCTGAATGGAGAGATGATGAGACGTATGAAGTAGCTCCTGGTGATACCTTCTTCATTGCTGATTTCGTAACCAATTTTGAAGGTGGGGAAGTTTTAACAGAAGTAGATGGAGTTCCGCTTTTTGACGGGGATGTTGCCGTAAAAGCTAAGCTGACTGTACAGGATTATGATGTTGAGAAGAAAATCGAACCTATATTTATCATTCGAGGTGCTCAAATTGGTCGAATTCCAGTGATTGATAGTGAATTGGGTGTTAAGGTAGAGCTGACAAATATTATTCCTGAAGAAAATAAGTTTGTATTTACAGTAAATCGTTATCAAAAAGACTATGTTGTCTTGAAGGCGATAATTAAGCCACAAATCAATATACTTTGGGTAGGTACGATTATAATGTTAATAGGATTCTGTGTCGCTATTTATCGACGATATGTTGAATTTAAAAGTATGAGGGATAAAGGATTGGAATACTAA
- a CDS encoding cytochrome c maturation protein CcmE domain-containing protein, with product MKKGHLLGLGVIAIAIIIIISMIGDASTYESFATAKNMMMKGDEKPIHVVGELKKGENGTVEGIEVNPNKTSFYFKMVDNDGTEQKVFYNEPVPPDFARAEQVVVIGSYKNEELFVADKILMKCPSKYQETDIAQAGM from the coding sequence ATGAAAAAGGGACATTTGTTGGGTTTGGGGGTAATTGCAATAGCGATTATCATCATCATTTCAATGATTGGTGATGCGAGTACGTACGAAAGTTTTGCAACAGCCAAAAACATGATGATGAAAGGGGATGAAAAGCCTATTCATGTGGTTGGTGAGTTGAAAAAAGGTGAAAATGGAACCGTGGAGGGAATAGAAGTGAACCCAAATAAAACTTCATTTTATTTTAAGATGGTTGATAATGATGGGACTGAACAAAAAGTTTTTTATAATGAGCCTGTTCCACCTGATTTTGCGAGAGCAGAACAGGTTGTTGTAATTGGCTCCTATAAAAATGAGGAATTGTTTGTCGCTGACAAAATCCTCATGAAGTGCCCATCTAAGTATCAGGAGACAGATATCGCTCAAGCGGGTATGTAA
- a CDS encoding CcmD family protein: MRKYLIILFMALSMQVYAQEKIEINEADYQNTRVEMADVMRSEGKIYVLVGIIVIVFVGIVGYVVNTDRKVARMEELLKN; encoded by the coding sequence ATGAGAAAATATTTAATCATCCTTTTTATGGCGTTGAGTATGCAAGTGTATGCTCAGGAGAAAATTGAGATAAACGAGGCGGATTATCAAAATACCCGTGTAGAGATGGCTGATGTGATGCGCTCAGAGGGCAAAATTTATGTCTTGGTGGGGATTATAGTAATTGTCTTTGTAGGCATAGTTGGTTATGTCGTAAATACGGACAGAAAAGTCGCCCGGATGGAGGAGCTTTTGAAAAACTAA